The following nucleotide sequence is from Streptomyces xiamenensis.
GTCGGCCAGGGCCGTGGTGGCCTCGCCGGAGAGCGGGGCCAGGTGTTCGTTCTGCAGAGCGCCGGTCAGGTAGGCGAGCAGGGCGCGCAGGGCCAGGGCGCGGCGGCGCGGGGTGAAGCCGGCGGCGGTGAGGACACGCAGGACAGCCTCCGACCACAGCTGGACGGCGGCGGAGGTGTGCCGGTGGCTGACCGTCAGCGGGACCACCCCGGGGTGCGCGGCGACCGCCGCGCGTACCCGGTCCAGGAGTTGGGCGAGCTGCCGCTGCCAGGGTTCGCCGGGCGGGGGCGCGGTGTGGACGGTGCCGAGCACCAGGTCCACCACCTGCCGTTCCAGGGCCTGGCGGTCCGGGACGTAGCGGTACAGGGACATGGTGGCGATGCCCAGTTCGGTGGCCACCGCGCGCATGGACAGGCCGGGGAGGCCGTCGCGGTCGATGACGGTGAGGGCCGCGGTGGCGAGCTGGTGCGGGGTCAGGGAGCGGGGACGGGGCACGGCCGAAAAGCGTACACCATACGCTCACGACCTGCCCCGACGCACCCCGACCCCGTACCCCGGCCGGCTACTCGGTGGCGATGGCGGTCAGGATGTTCATCCGCCCGGCCCGGAACGCCGGGGCCAGCGCCGCCACCAGGCCGACCAGCGCCGCGCCCGCGAACACCGCCGTGATCACCGGCCACGGGATCTCCAGCACCGGCATCCCCTCCAGCGCCATCAGCCGCTGTGCCGCGGCGCCCCACGCCAGCCCGAGCCCGGTCCCCAGCAGCGCGCCGAACAGCGCGATCACCACCGACTCCAGCCGGATCATCCGCCGCAGCTGCCGCCGTGAGAGCCCGATCGCCCGCATGAGCCCGATCTCCCGGGTGCGCTCCACCACCGCGAGCGCCAGGGTGTTCACCACGCCCAGCACCGCCACGATGACGGCGAGCGCCAGCAGCCCGTACACCATGTTCAGCAACTGCCCGATCTGCGCGCGGATCTGCTCCTTCAGCTCGTACTGGTCGAGCAGTTCCATCTGCGGGTACGGCTCCAGCGCCGTCTCCAGCGCCGTGCGGGCCTCGTCCGCCCGCCCGTCCTGTGCCGTGACGAACAGCATCAGCGGCAGCGGCAGCGCCTCGTCCGGCACATGGGCCCGCGCGGTCTCCAGCGAGAGGGCCCAGGTGCCGCCCTCCAGGGTGGACTTCTCGGTGATCGCGCGCACGGTGAGCACGGCGCTCGCGCCCCGCTCGAAGGACACCGTCAGTTCGTCACCGACGCCGATCCCGAGCTCGGCAGCCGCGTCCGCGTCGACGGCGATGCCGTCGCGCTCGTACGCCCGTTCCAGGTCGCCGGTGACCGTGCCCACCGTCAGGTCCGTCAGCATGCTGGGCTGCGCGGCGGACAGCTGCCGCTCCGTCACCCGCCCGCCGGCCGTGGTGATCTCGGCGGACAGCATCCGGTACTCGGTGACGGAGGCGAGCGGGCCGCCGTCGCTCTCGCGCACACCCGCCACGGCGGCGCCCACGTCCGGCAGCACCGGGCCGAAGTCGACCGGGCTGATCATGAAGTCGGCGCCCACCGACCGGTCGATCTCGTCCGTCGCCGAGGACACCATCGAGGCGCCCACCACGGACAGCGCCGACACCAGCGCCAATCCGATCATCAGCGCGGAGGCGGTGGCCCCGGTACGGCGGGGGTTGCGCAGCGCGTTCCGCTCCGCCAGCCGTCCCACCGGGCCGAAGACCCGCAGCAGCAGCACGCCCAGCACCCGTACCACCAGGCCGACCAGCGCCGGGGCCACCAGGATCAGGCCCAGCAGGCTCAGCACGATGCCCAGCGCCAGATAGCCCCAGCCCTGCGAGGCGGCGTCCACCGTGGCGGTGGCGGCCAGCAGCCCGAGCCCGCCCACCGCCAGCACGCCGCCCACCGCGGCCCGCACCCGGCCGGCCCGGACGTCCCCCGGGGTGCCGGCCTCCCGCAGCGCCGCCATCGGCGTGATCTTCCCGGCCCGGCGGGCGGGGATGTACGCGGCCAGCAGCGTCACCACCGTGCCCAGCACCACCCCGATCACCGGCACCGACCATCCGATGGTCAGATCGTCGGTGCTGAGGTTCATGCCGAACTCCCGCAGCACCACCATCAGCCCCACCGCCAGGCCGATGCCCGCCCCGAACCCCAGCACCGAACCGATCAGCCCCAGCAGCAGCGCCTCGATCAGCACCGAGCGGTTGACCTGCCCCCGCCCCGAGCCGATCGCCCGCAGCAGCCCGATCTCCCGGGTGCGCTGCGCCACCAGCATCGAGAACGTGTTGACGATGAGGAAGACCCCGACCAGCAGCGCGATCCCGGCGAAGCCCAGCAGCACGTACCGGAGGACCGACATCACCTCGCCGATGGCGTCCTTGCTGTCGTCCGCGTACTCCTGTGCCGTGCGCAGACGGTAGTCCTCCGCGCCGACCGCCGCCGCGACCGCGTCCCGCAGCTCCTCGTCCGTACGGGACCCGTCCCCGTCGACGTACAGCTCGGTGTACGCGTCCTCGCCGCCCAGCAGCACCTGCTGCGCCACCGGCCCCTCGAAGTACAGGACCGTCGCGCCCGGGTTGGTGACCGTGAACGCCGCGATGCCGCTGATCCGCACCGGGAAGTCGCCGAAGGCGGTCAGCACCCGCAGCGGATCGCCCACCGCCAGGCCCTTGTTGCCCGCCGTGTCGGCGTCCACCATGATCTCGTCCGGCCCGCGCGGCGGCGCCCCCTCCCGCACCTCCATCGAGCGCAGTTCCACCTCGGACCAGGCGCTCGCGATGGTCGGCGCGCCCGTCGTCGGCCCGATGTTCTCGTTCGCCGCGTCCACGACGACCACCAGCGGCGAGGAGACCGTGCCGGTTACCCGCTCCACCCCCGGAACGGCCGCCACCTCCTCCGCCAGCGCGGCGGGCACCGTGTCCGGCTTGCCGACCGCCGAGGGAACGTCGAAACCCCCACCCCCCGGCCGTTCCACCGGACCGACCATCACATCGGAGGCGGTGCGGGCGAACAGCTTGTCGAAGGTGGTCGTCATGGTCCCGGTGAACACCAGCGTCCCGCACACGAACGCCACCGACAGCAGCACCGCCGTCCCCGACAGCGCCATCCGGCCCTTGTGGGCCATGAAGTTGCGCACCGATGTCCTGAGCACCGTCATGTCGCCGCCCTCCCCCGTCCTCACCCGTTGTCCCCTGCCGCGCACTCAGGCTAAGGACGGCCGCCGCCCGCGTCATCGCCCTGCGGAACGACCGTCGCCGGGCCGCCCCTAAGGGCTTCCCCCGACCGGTGCGTCCCGTTCATCCCCCCGTTCCCCGCCGTGCATCCAACGACGCCCCCGCCCCGCTAGCCTCCCCCGGCCCCTTCCCGCCGCCCCGTCACCCGAGGTCACCCCATGCGCCTGCCCATCCCCCGGCAGCGGCCCCGCGCCCGCCGAGCCAGCCGCGACCCGCACTGGGACAACATCCGGTACTTCTCGGGTGTCCTCGTGGTCTTCGGGCACGTGATGGACTCCGTCGCGGACCGCGACGGACTGCGCTGGCTCTACATCGCCTCCTGGGCGATGCGGGTCCCCGTGTTCGTCATGGTCGCCGGCTACTTCTCGCGCGCCGACACGCTCACCCCCCGCGAGGCCCGCCGCCTCATCGAGTCCGTCCTCGTGCCCTACCTGGCCATCGGCCTCCTCCACAGCCTCCAGCGCCACCACTACGACGGCGGCGAGTGGACCTTCTACACGGCCGAACCCGGCTGGGGGCTGTGGTTCCTGCTCTCCCTGCTGTGCTGGCGCGCCGCCCTGCCCTACCTCGCCCAGCTGCGGTACCCGCTCGCCACCTCGGTGTTCGTGGCGCTGCTGGTGGGCTACATCGCCGACATCGGCGCCTACCTCTCGCTCTCCCGCACCTTCACCTTCCTGCCGTTCTTCCTCCTCGGCTGGCGGCTGCGGCAGGGCTGGTTCCGCGACGCCATGGTGGCCCTCTGGAGCCGGTACGCGGCACTCGGCGTCATCGCCGCCACCCTCGTCATCGCCTGGGTGGTGCGGCACGAGGTGCAACTCGGCTGGCTGTTCATGAAGGGCCCGTACGGCCAGGGCCACCTGCTGGACGCCCCCTTCGCCTGGGTCACCCGGGCCGGTGCCCTCGCCGTCGGCTTCGTCGTCGCGCTCGCCTTCATCCGTCTCGTCCCGCGCCGCCACCTCCCCGTCATCAGCTACCTCGGCGCCGGCGGCCTGTACATGTACCTGCTGCACCCCCTGATGCTGCGCCCGCTGCTGGAGCGCTACGGCGTCGACTGGGTCGGCCCCTGGCCCGAGCAGGCAGCGCTGCTGCTGTTCGCCCTCGCGCTGGCGACCGCGCTGGCCACCCCGCCCGTACGGTGGTTGCTGCGGCCCCTCGTGCAGCCCCGGATCGGGTGGCTGTTCAGGACCGGGACGGCCCCCGCGCCGCGCGACCCGGGGCCCGGCGCCGACAAGGGCGCCACCTCCGGTTCACCTGAACGCCAACTCGACGTCGCGCGGCCGGTGTAGACAGGAACGGCGCCCAGCACGACCGAGGACCTCGCGTCCCATCGAAGGGAAACGTAGAAAAGAGATGGGAAGCGGAACCCCACGCGTCGTCGTCCTCGCCGACTCCGACAGCCGCTGGAAATGGGCGGCGTCGGTCGCCCGCCGGATCGCCCCCGAGCACGCGATCGACGCCCGTTTCCTGGCCGTCGCCACCACCCCCACCGAACGGCAGATCGCCGAGGTGGGCATCGTGCCCGACACCACCGCCGTCGTCAGCTGCGTCGAACTGCTCGACGATCCGGCCGTGCACACCGCCGACCTGGTGGTGCTGGGCACCACCGGCGGCACGGTGCTCTCCCTCATCCACTCCCTCGGCGTGGCCTGGGAGGGCAGCCCGCACCGCCCGCTGCTCGTCACCGGCTATGTGGGCGTCGTCTACGAGAACCTGGTCGACGGGCTGCTGCTGCGGGTCGGCTCCGACCTGATACTCGCCAACTGCGCCCACGACGCGGAACGCTTCCGCTCCGTCTACCGCAGCATCGGCGCCGACCCCGAGGACATCGTGGAGGCGGGCCTGCCCTTCCTGGGCGGCGACCCGTACGACCCGCCCGCCGTCTTCGGCACCCACGGACGCGACCGGCAGCCCACCGGCGCCCGGCCGTTCACCGTCACCTTCGCCGTCCAGCCCTCCGTACCCGGCACCCGCGCCGCCCGGTCCGGGATGCTGGAGAAACTGGCCCGGCACGCGCGCCTGCACCCGGACCGCGAGGTCCTCATCAAGCTGCGCAACCGCCCCGGCGAGGCCGTCACCCACACCGAACGCCACTCGTACCAGTCGCTGTACGAGGAACTGCCGAACCCGCCGGCCAACCTCACCCTCGTCTACGGCGACATGGGAGAGGTCCTGGACCGAACGGATCTGCTGGTCACGGTCTCCTCCACCGCCGCCATGGAGTCCATCCACCGCGGCATCCCCACCGCCATCCTCACCGACTACGGGGTGCGCGAGGCCCACGGCAACCACTACTTCATCCACTCCGGACTGCTCGCCTCCTGGGCCGAACTCGACAAGGGCCTCATCCCCGCCGTCGACCCCGGGTGGGCCGCCAGCCGCGGCGTCGGCCACCAGGACCCGTACGCCGCCGCCCGCGCCCGCATCGCCGAACTGCGCGCCGCCGCCCCGGGCACCCGGGCGCCCACCCACCCCTACTACACGCCGCAGAGCGCCGCCGACTACCTGGAGACGCTGCTGTCCCGGCGCGGACTCGGCCTGGACGGCAAGGCACTGCCGCCCAGCCACGACCGCGCCCCCACCGCCGTGCGCCGCCTCATCCGGCGCGGCGCCGGCGGCCTCTACCAGGTCGGCCGCAAGCGCGTCGCCCCGGTGATCCGGCGGCTCGCCAAGGGCTGAACCGCCGACGGCCGGTCCGGGACCGGGTGGAAAGCCGCGCTGCGCAGGGTAGTCACCACCGTGCGGCCTGCTTAAGATCGATCCGACCCGAACCGGACACCACGCCACCCCGCGGGGAGCAGCAATGAAGCGCCGCACCACTGCCCTGTCCGTCACCGCCGCCGCCCTGCTGGTGGCCGCGCCCCTGCTGACCGGGTGCTCCACCGGCGCCCATCCGGGAGCGGCAGCCGTCGTCGGCGGGGAACGGATCTCCATCTCCCAGGTCCAGGGCCACGTCGAGGCGGTGCGCGCCGCCCAGCGCCAGCAGCCCGACGCCGACGAGCTGATCTCCACCAGCAGCACGCTCACCCGCGAGACCGTCAACTTCCTCGTGTACCTCCAGGTCGTGGACCGCGCCGCCGCGTCCCAGGGCGTGGAGGTCACCCGCCGCCAGGTGCAGGAGGCACGCGCGGACGCCGAGGCCAACGCGGGCGGCCCCGAGGCCCTGGCGCAGAGCGCCCTCAGCGGGCAGGGCGGCCTGCCGCTGACCTCCGGCCAGATCGACGACGTGCTGCGCAGCAACCTCCAGATCCAGGGCATCGCCGAGCAGCTCGGCGTCCTGACGGACCCGCTGGGCGGCGAGAAGGTCGGCGCGCTGCTCGCGGAGACGGCGCAGGAGGTCGGGGTGGACATCAACCCCCGGTACGGCACCTGGGACGCCCAGACCGTCTCCCTGGTGGACCTCCAGGAGCCCTGGCTGCGGACCGCCGACCGTGATCAGCAGGCGGTTACCCTCGACGGGTGACCGACTCCGCCCCGGCCGGCCCCGGCCGTATCGTCCTGCTCACCACCAGCCACCGGGTGGCACCCGGGCTGCTGTCCTGGCCCGCCTGGCAACTGCTGCGCACCGCCGACCGCGTGTACGCGCGGGACGGCGGCCACCCGCTGCTGCCGTACCTCAAGGAGGCCGGGGTCACCGTGGCGGGCGCCGCCCCGGGCGGCGCCGGGCTGCTGGAGGAGTGCGCGGGCGGCCGTACGGTCGTGGTGCTGGCGGGCGCGGACGGCGAAGGCCGGCTCACCGACGAGCTGGCCGCCCTGGCCGGCTCCGGACGGCACACGATGCCCGCGCTCGAACTGCTGCCCGGCGCGTACGACCTGCCCGGTGCCCGGCTGCTCGACCTGGTGCAGGTGATGGACCGCATCCGCGGCGAGTGCCCCTGGTCCTCCACCCGCGGCCACCGGGACCTGGCGAAGCACGGTCTTGAGGAGATGTACGAGCTGGTCGAGGCGATCGAGGCGGGCGACCGCACCGAGCTGCGCGAGGAGCTCGGCGACGTCCTGCTCCAGGTCGTCTTCCACGCGCGGATCGCGCAGGAGGACGCGGAGGAGCCGTTCGACGTGGACGACGTGGCGGGCGGCCTGGTCGCCAAGCTGGTCCACCGGCACCCGCACATCTTCGGCGACGAGCACGCCGAGACGCCCGAGGACGTACGGAAGCTGTGGCTGCGCACCAAGGCCGAGGAGAAGCGGCGGGAATCGGTGACCGAGGGCATCCCGCTGAGCCAGCCAGGACTGGCGCTGGCCGCGAAGCTGGCGGGCCGCGCCCGCACGGCCGGCCTGGCGGCCGAACTCCCCGCGCCCACCGGCCCCGAGGACTTCGGCGCCCGGCTGCTGGCCCTGGCCGCTGAGGCGGAGGCGGCCGGGGTGGACCCGGAAACCGCGCTGCGCACGACCGCCCGCGCCTACCGCGACACGATCCGCGCGGCGGAGACCCCCACGTCCTGACGCCCACCCCGGCGCAGCGCCGCCGGGCCCGGGGTTGATCAGCGAAGGGTTGATCAGCGGGGGTTGATCAGCCGGCCCGGCTCCGTCCCGCTCAGCAACGTGGTGAGCGCGGTCCGCAGATCGGGACCCAGGTACCAGTCGCCGGTGTGGTCCAGGGCGTACATCCGCGCCTCCCGGTCCATCGCCAGCAGCGCCGTTCCGCCGCCCTCCGCGCCCAGCGGGCACAGTTCGGTATCCAGCGCCTGCCCCAGATCGTTCAGGGTGCGGGCCCAGTGCAGCCCGCGCAGCGGGTCGATGACGACCGACCCGGGCGCGTACCGGCGCCCCGGTCCCATCGGGTGCAGCCGCAGGCCGCCGAACTCCGCCCAGGTCTCGAACGCCGCGGGAAACAGCGCGTGCGGGTGCCCCAGCGGCGAGCGGTGCCCGCTGAGCGTGTCGGCCCAGCGTTCCGCCTGCTCGATCATGCGGCGGCCCGGCTGCCATCCCGCGTAGCCCAGCGCCTGGTCCAGGTCGAAGCCGAGGCCGGGACCGCCGCCGGCGCGTGTCTCCTCCGGCATCCGCAGGGTCAGGGTGGGGCCGGTGAGGTCTGCACCCGGCGCTCCCTCGCTGACGCTCTCCACCCCGAAGTGCGCCAGCAGCGCCGCGCACGAGCGGCAGTGCGGCGCGTACGTGCCGTGCTGCGGGTCGCCGTCCTCCCTGATGTGCCGGGTGGTGATCACCGCGCCGCGCAGCAGCCGGGCGTCGCCGCCCTCGCTCAGGTGCCGGGAGATGAGCGCCGCCTCGGGGCAGCGTCCGGCGTGCCGTTCACGGTCGGCCGGGCCCAGTGCGTTCAGTAACTCCCGCACCAGCGGGTGCAGCCGCGGGGCGTCCTGGGCCGAGCGGAGCACGGCCGCGCCCTTGAGCGGGTGTTCGCGTCCCGGCAGGGACAGCGCGGCGGCGGTGGTGGGCAGGATGCCGTCGCGCCGGTGCCGCAGCACGGGGACGACCGGCCCGGCGTCCGCCTGGCCGTCCTGACCCTCAAGATCCAGCGTCACCGGCATCCTCGTGCTTTCTCCCCCGGGCCTCCCCACAATGCCGATCAGCTTGCCACAAGCCGTTGTCACGACCGGTTAAGCAGCCCTGGGACGGTGCCCATGACACATGGACCTCGTAGGCTGTCGGGCAACAGCGTGACCGCGCAGGAGCAGCAGGGGGCCAAACGCCATGACGACAGGTCGGCTCGGGCAGCATGCCGCGCCACCGAACGGGGCCTATGCGGGACAGCTGGTGCAGTTCCCCGACCCGGTACGGGCGGCCCGTTTCCCGCAGGGCGTCCGGGTGGACGCGGAGGGATTCCCGGATTTCTCCCCGTTCGCGAGAGCGGCGGCAGAGATCGCCGAGCCCCCCGAGGGTTTCGGCATCGACGAGCTGCGGCTGACCGACTACGTGTCGGCCAACGCCGCGCTGCACGCCGCCGGTCACGAACTGTGGGCCGATCTGCCGCCGGTGGCAACGCCGCACGGCTGGACCTGGCACCACGTGGCCCGCTCCCGCCGCCTCGAACTCATACCCGTCGAGGTCAAGGCGCTGCTGCGGCACCACGCCGGTCTGGCGACCACCGCGGTGGACCAGGACAAGCGCGGCACCCGCCCGCTCCAGGACCCGAAGCCGGTGCATTTCGCCGCCCCGTACTCGGTGGCGGTGGAGGAGGACCGGCTGCGCGCGGCCGAGGAAAAGCTGGGGTACCCGCTGCCGGGCGCCTACCGCTCCTTCCTCAAGGCGGCCGGTGGCTGCGCCCCGGTGGGCCTGGCGCTCGACGCCGAGCTGGGGCTGCTGATCGACCAGCCGTTCTTCACCCTCAGGGAGGAGGCGGCGGTCAACGATCTCGTCTACATCAACAAATGTCTGCGTGATCATCTGACGAAGGATTATCTCGGGGTCGCCTTCGTGCACGGCGGGATCATCGCCGTGAAGGTCAAGGGCGAGGACATCGGTTCGGTGTGGCTGTGCGCCTACGACGACGCCCGCGACCGTGACGGGCTGACCGTCCAGGAGCGGGTGGACACCCTGCTGCTGCCGTGCGGGGCCGACTTCGACGCGTTCTTGCTGCGGCTGGCGGGCAGCCCGCCCGAGCTGGAGACGGTGGCCGATCTGATGGTGGACGGCGGCTTCGCCCGCGCCGTCCCGGTGGAGGGGTGAGGCGGCGATGGTGACCTTCGCACAGGCGCAGGAGCGCGCCGACCGCTGGGTGAACGGCTCCGCCACCGGGGAACGCAGCCGTGAGGTGCGGGTGCGCGAGTTCGATCTGGGTTTCGTGGCCTGGGCCGAGGACTGCGGCGGGAAGCTGGTGATCGCCCGGGACAGCGGCGAGTCGACGCTGTGGCCCGCGCTGCCGGTGAGCGAGGTGATACGGCGGTACGAGGAGACGTACGGTGCGGCCCTCGCCGCCGCCCCGGCCGCCGAGCCGCAGGGCCGGATGGACCTGGAGGCGACGTCGTTCCTGCTGACGCCGCCGGACTGGCTCCAGGAGGCGGCGGACCGGGCCGCGTCCTCGGCCGCCGACGGGGCGGACGCCGCCGAGGACGCGGGGGCGGACACCGGCTCGCTCTCCCCGTCCGCACCGGACGCGCGACCCGCGGCCGACCCCGACCCGTGGGCCGGCACCGACACGGCGGGGGCCGCTTCCGGCTCCGGCGCGTGGGCGGCGGGGGCCGACGCCACGGGGCAGCACGGCTCCGAGGCGGACGGCACCGCGCCGGCACCCGCGGCCGACCCCGACCCGTGGGCGGGCACCGACACGGCCGGGGAGCCCCCGGCCGCGGGCGCGGGCGCGGCGTCAGGACCGGAGCCGCAGGCCGATCCGTGGGCCGGTACCGACACCGCGGGGCCGCCCTCGGCCGGCGGCTCGGTGTGGGACGCCACCGACACCTCGGGCAGCGGCACGGACATCCCGTCCGTGGCTCCGCCCGCCACCGTCTTCTCGCCGCCGGTCGTGCTGGACCGCGAGCCGCCCGCCGGACTCGGCAAGGACGACCGGAGTGCCCCCGGGTCCGCGCCGGCCTCCGAGGCCCGTACCTCCGTGCTGCCGCAGGGCAGCGCGCTGCCCAAGACCCAGCTGCACGACGCCCTGCCCCCGGCGGATCCGGCCCAGCCGCCCCAGCTGCCGCCGGTACCGCCGGCGCCCGCGCTGCCGGGCGGTACGGGCGGCGGTGGCGCCGCCGATCTGGCGTCCGCCGACACCGCCAAGGCGGCCATGGCGCCCACCGCACCGCAGGGCGGCCCGCCGCCGGCCCCCTCCCGGCCGGGTGCCTCCGTGCCCCCGCCGCCGCCCCCCGCGCCGGCCGTGCCCGGTGCGGCGAGCAGTGGCGGCGACGACGCCTACGTCCCCACCCAGCAGGTCAGCCCGGAGGAGATCGCCGCGCTGAAGGCGGCGGCCTCCCGGCCCACCGCGCCCAGCCCCTCCCAGGCGCCTCCCGGCCCGCCGAGCGGCCCGGGGGTCCCCGGCGGTCCCGGCGGCAATGTGCACGCCGCCGCCACGATGCTCTCCCCCGCCCCCGGCACTCCCGGTGCCGGTGACACCGGCGGCGTCCCGTTCCCGCCGCCGGCCCCGGCCGGCCCGGGCCACGGCACCCCGCCGCCCCCGCCGCCCGGCCCCGCGATCCAGGCGCCGGGCGGCCCCGGCACCCCGCCGCCCCTGGGGCAGCACGCGCCGCCGTCCCAGGGCCAGGGGTACGGCTATCCGCCGCCCGGCATGCCCACGGTGGGCTCCGGGTACATGGCGGTGCTGCGCTACCGCGCGCCCGACGGCTCCGAGCAGCAGCTGATCCGCCGCTCCGCGCCGGGCATGCCGCACCCGGAGTGGCAGCTGCTGCACGAGCTGCACGCCATGAACGTGCCGCCGCAGCAGGTCCTCGAACTCCACACCGAGCTGCAGTCGTGCGAGCTGCCCGGCGGCTACTGCGCCCGGATGATCCGCGAGAACTGGCCGCAGGTGCGCATCACCCACACCGCCGCGTACGGCCACGACCACACCTCGCGGCAGGCGGGCGTCCGGCATCTGGTGGAGCACCAGGACGAGCTCCAGCAGTTCGCCGACGGGCCGCCGCGCTCCGCCCCCGTACGGGCCCCGCTGCCGCAGCAGCAGCCGGCCCCGGCGGTGGGCCTGGACGTGATCGGCCAGGAACTGGCGGACGCGTTCGGTCCGCACGCGATCTTCCGCTACGACCAGCAGTCGGTCTCCCGGCAGGGGGTGCCCGAGATCGTGGCGCACACCCTGCTGTGGTCGGGGCTGCCGCTGGAGATAGCGCCGATCTTCTGGGCGTACGCGCAGCCGGGCCGGCTCGTGCCCACCCTCGCCGAGGTGGCGGCGGAGCGCGGCATCCAGCCGGCCCCGGACGCCGGTTCGTACCTCGTCATGGGGACGGACTTCGGCAAGCAGCTGTGTGTCCAGTACGGCACGGCCCACATCGTGGCGGTGCCGCTGGAGGCGGGACCGGGCGGGACGCCGGTGACGCCGCAGTTCGTGAACGCCTCGCTGCCGCAGTTCGTGCGCTGTCTGGCGCTGCTGGGGCGGATGTGGCGGCTGCGGTACGGGCTGAACCCGGAGCAGGCCGGGCACTGGACGACCGACTTCCAGGCGCAGCTGGCTTCGCTCGACCCGCAGGCGGTGGCCGACCCGGAGAACTGGTGGTCGGTGCTGCTGGAGCAGATGTGGGACGGACTGCTGTAGGGGCGTGGGCGCCCGGCCCGGTGCCCGTGTCCCCCCGTCCGGACGGAGCGGGCGCCCCGCTCGGGGGCCCCGCGGTGACCTTGCGGTTATCCTGCGGGAACCGGCCATCTCCATCGAAGGGCACAGTCACGTGAGCTCCGTTCGCCCGGCAGCCGTCATCGTTCTCGCAGCGGGTGCGGGGACCCGCATGAAATCCGCCACCCCCAAGATGCTGCACGAGATCTGCGGCCGGTC
It contains:
- a CDS encoding TetR/AcrR family transcriptional regulator C-terminal domain-containing protein translates to MPRPRSLTPHQLATAALTVIDRDGLPGLSMRAVATELGIATMSLYRYVPDRQALERQVVDLVLGTVHTAPPPGEPWQRQLAQLLDRVRAAVAAHPGVVPLTVSHRHTSAAVQLWSEAVLRVLTAAGFTPRRRALALRALLAYLTGALQNEHLAPLSGEATTALADLPPEAYPLLSRTASEAARVPAAEEFHAGLDLLLTGLSAAPR
- a CDS encoding ABC transporter permease, translated to MTVLRTSVRNFMAHKGRMALSGTAVLLSVAFVCGTLVFTGTMTTTFDKLFARTASDVMVGPVERPGGGGFDVPSAVGKPDTVPAALAEEVAAVPGVERVTGTVSSPLVVVVDAANENIGPTTGAPTIASAWSEVELRSMEVREGAPPRGPDEIMVDADTAGNKGLAVGDPLRVLTAFGDFPVRISGIAAFTVTNPGATVLYFEGPVAQQVLLGGEDAYTELYVDGDGSRTDEELRDAVAAAVGAEDYRLRTAQEYADDSKDAIGEVMSVLRYVLLGFAGIALLVGVFLIVNTFSMLVAQRTREIGLLRAIGSGRGQVNRSVLIEALLLGLIGSVLGFGAGIGLAVGLMVVLREFGMNLSTDDLTIGWSVPVIGVVLGTVVTLLAAYIPARRAGKITPMAALREAGTPGDVRAGRVRAAVGGVLAVGGLGLLAATATVDAASQGWGYLALGIVLSLLGLILVAPALVGLVVRVLGVLLLRVFGPVGRLAERNALRNPRRTGATASALMIGLALVSALSVVGASMVSSATDEIDRSVGADFMISPVDFGPVLPDVGAAVAGVRESDGGPLASVTEYRMLSAEITTAGGRVTERQLSAAQPSMLTDLTVGTVTGDLERAYERDGIAVDADAAAELGIGVGDELTVSFERGASAVLTVRAITEKSTLEGGTWALSLETARAHVPDEALPLPLMLFVTAQDGRADEARTALETALEPYPQMELLDQYELKEQIRAQIGQLLNMVYGLLALAVIVAVLGVVNTLALAVVERTREIGLMRAIGLSRRQLRRMIRLESVVIALFGALLGTGLGLAWGAAAQRLMALEGMPVLEIPWPVITAVFAGAALVGLVAALAPAFRAGRMNILTAIATE
- a CDS encoding acyltransferase family protein, which produces MRLPIPRQRPRARRASRDPHWDNIRYFSGVLVVFGHVMDSVADRDGLRWLYIASWAMRVPVFVMVAGYFSRADTLTPREARRLIESVLVPYLAIGLLHSLQRHHYDGGEWTFYTAEPGWGLWFLLSLLCWRAALPYLAQLRYPLATSVFVALLVGYIADIGAYLSLSRTFTFLPFFLLGWRLRQGWFRDAMVALWSRYAALGVIAATLVIAWVVRHEVQLGWLFMKGPYGQGHLLDAPFAWVTRAGALAVGFVVALAFIRLVPRRHLPVISYLGAGGLYMYLLHPLMLRPLLERYGVDWVGPWPEQAALLLFALALATALATPPVRWLLRPLVQPRIGWLFRTGTAPAPRDPGPGADKGATSGSPERQLDVARPV
- a CDS encoding DUF6716 putative glycosyltransferase; this encodes MGSGTPRVVVLADSDSRWKWAASVARRIAPEHAIDARFLAVATTPTERQIAEVGIVPDTTAVVSCVELLDDPAVHTADLVVLGTTGGTVLSLIHSLGVAWEGSPHRPLLVTGYVGVVYENLVDGLLLRVGSDLILANCAHDAERFRSVYRSIGADPEDIVEAGLPFLGGDPYDPPAVFGTHGRDRQPTGARPFTVTFAVQPSVPGTRAARSGMLEKLARHARLHPDREVLIKLRNRPGEAVTHTERHSYQSLYEELPNPPANLTLVYGDMGEVLDRTDLLVTVSSTAAMESIHRGIPTAILTDYGVREAHGNHYFIHSGLLASWAELDKGLIPAVDPGWAASRGVGHQDPYAAARARIAELRAAAPGTRAPTHPYYTPQSAADYLETLLSRRGLGLDGKALPPSHDRAPTAVRRLIRRGAGGLYQVGRKRVAPVIRRLAKG
- a CDS encoding SurA N-terminal domain-containing protein; translated protein: MKRRTTALSVTAAALLVAAPLLTGCSTGAHPGAAAVVGGERISISQVQGHVEAVRAAQRQQPDADELISTSSTLTRETVNFLVYLQVVDRAAASQGVEVTRRQVQEARADAEANAGGPEALAQSALSGQGGLPLTSGQIDDVLRSNLQIQGIAEQLGVLTDPLGGEKVGALLAETAQEVGVDINPRYGTWDAQTVSLVDLQEPWLRTADRDQQAVTLDG
- a CDS encoding nucleoside triphosphate pyrophosphohydrolase, with the translated sequence MTDSAPAGPGRIVLLTTSHRVAPGLLSWPAWQLLRTADRVYARDGGHPLLPYLKEAGVTVAGAAPGGAGLLEECAGGRTVVVLAGADGEGRLTDELAALAGSGRHTMPALELLPGAYDLPGARLLDLVQVMDRIRGECPWSSTRGHRDLAKHGLEEMYELVEAIEAGDRTELREELGDVLLQVVFHARIAQEDAEEPFDVDDVAGGLVAKLVHRHPHIFGDEHAETPEDVRKLWLRTKAEEKRRESVTEGIPLSQPGLALAAKLAGRARTAGLAAELPAPTGPEDFGARLLALAAEAEAAGVDPETALRTTARAYRDTIRAAETPTS
- a CDS encoding SUKH-3 domain-containing protein; translation: MPEETRAGGGPGLGFDLDQALGYAGWQPGRRMIEQAERWADTLSGHRSPLGHPHALFPAAFETWAEFGGLRLHPMGPGRRYAPGSVVIDPLRGLHWARTLNDLGQALDTELCPLGAEGGGTALLAMDREARMYALDHTGDWYLGPDLRTALTTLLSGTEPGRLINPR
- a CDS encoding HNH endonuclease, which produces MTTGRLGQHAAPPNGAYAGQLVQFPDPVRAARFPQGVRVDAEGFPDFSPFARAAAEIAEPPEGFGIDELRLTDYVSANAALHAAGHELWADLPPVATPHGWTWHHVARSRRLELIPVEVKALLRHHAGLATTAVDQDKRGTRPLQDPKPVHFAAPYSVAVEEDRLRAAEEKLGYPLPGAYRSFLKAAGGCAPVGLALDAELGLLIDQPFFTLREEAAVNDLVYINKCLRDHLTKDYLGVAFVHGGIIAVKVKGEDIGSVWLCAYDDARDRDGLTVQERVDTLLLPCGADFDAFLLRLAGSPPELETVADLMVDGGFARAVPVEG